The Spirosoma foliorum genome has a window encoding:
- a CDS encoding SdrD B-like domain-containing protein, whose translation MKQIYVSTADPYRKWLVALWVLVACITTANAQVKGIVFRDFDLNGIRSDTLPIEVGVAGVTVLAFVDLSKTPISTTTAADGSYSFSSTDAPAGKIVRVEFAGLPTGDYNGPFGTGSGTSVQFITAPAVNANLGINYPADYCQRTGVNIITPCYVNGNTQITTDKDGNTVSEDKQSAKADALVSFSYNAYGVAGPTNFPPNHLATAGEVGAVWALAYQRRTKKVFSASVVKRHVSFGPGGPGGIYITDIASGTTTTFMSVSSVGIDVGDDPHADPLANLFGDKTQASTDPGSMSAAGRMSFGGMDMSEDDKTLYFINLKDRKLYSLFVDSPAVAPTSATAVKSWSVPDPGCSNGDFRPWALKVYHGKIYVGVVCSAETSGLQSDLKATIYQFDPSTSVFTEVLAFPLDFRRGPTDATTDPLHPENSCAKYDHWLPWTDAWPTPCGLGDSPTFVMHPQPIVIDLEFDDDGSMLIGFLDRFGHMAGVQNHDPNGNGLYDGFTAGDLLRASYTNGAFTLESNGKSGNLTGSGVGNNEGPGGGEFFGKDYWYFIDHIGHAEVINGALSFIPGYSEVITSAFDPIENVYQSGGLKVFNTKNGALNRNYVLYTLSPGSFGKASGIGDSKALCDPATVEIGNRVWFDDNRDGIQDAYEPGIDGIVLTLHDMENGGALVGTQTTHDGGQFYFNNTTVPAGLLYNHKYEIRMDTLQLPKLDITLNGTKPLAGAGGRVAARGARQGAAVPQRYYTISPLNRSNYTEPDLRDSDAQLVGGSAVIAVTSKDAGQNDFTNDLSIYSCPELTAEKDPIEVCAGLAVDSIAALGSHLSRVDSVRFVLFTTPQSGTAMYGSGGVVLGTVLPDANSRAVLYHPAISTVNNTAAPSQQYVYAIIYPTPENPSCRQSSPMVIKVSPSLSASATGGELNCAVKQVTLKGQALYGDGSAASVATYAWTGPGSFTSAQQNPIISVAGTYTLTISSPDCPGTLTTVTTNVTSDTTAPTNLTAAGAGLACVNCTATLYAEAPGATLLWSGPNGFTSTESEPVVSVPGDYTVTATGVNGCKVSASVELLPSNNDDPCINHVPVCVPITIRRIR comes from the coding sequence ATGAAGCAAATTTATGTATCCACCGCTGATCCCTACAGGAAATGGCTGGTTGCTTTATGGGTGCTTGTTGCCTGTATCACAACGGCTAATGCGCAGGTAAAGGGCATTGTTTTTCGTGACTTTGACCTAAATGGAATTCGCTCCGACACACTACCCATTGAAGTAGGTGTAGCCGGAGTTACTGTTCTGGCTTTTGTTGACCTAAGCAAGACACCCATCTCGACCACAACTGCTGCTGATGGTTCCTATTCATTCAGCAGTACCGACGCGCCAGCGGGTAAGATCGTGCGCGTTGAATTTGCAGGCCTGCCAACTGGTGACTACAACGGGCCTTTTGGGACGGGTAGCGGCACGAGTGTGCAGTTTATAACGGCACCCGCCGTCAATGCCAATCTGGGCATCAATTATCCGGCAGATTATTGCCAACGGACGGGAGTTAACATAATTACCCCTTGTTATGTGAATGGCAATACGCAGATAACAACCGATAAAGACGGAAATACCGTATCAGAGGATAAGCAATCGGCGAAGGCAGATGCATTGGTAAGTTTCTCATATAATGCGTATGGGGTAGCAGGCCCAACTAATTTCCCGCCTAATCACCTGGCAACTGCCGGAGAAGTAGGGGCAGTATGGGCACTGGCCTATCAGCGACGGACGAAAAAAGTCTTTAGCGCGTCTGTTGTTAAACGGCATGTAAGTTTTGGACCCGGCGGCCCTGGTGGTATATACATAACCGATATTGCATCCGGTACAACCACAACCTTCATGTCGGTTAGTTCGGTTGGTATTGATGTTGGCGATGATCCGCACGCCGATCCACTTGCTAATTTATTTGGTGATAAAACGCAGGCCAGCACCGATCCTGGCTCTATGAGTGCAGCGGGGCGAATGAGTTTTGGCGGTATGGACATGTCTGAAGATGACAAAACACTGTATTTCATTAACCTGAAAGATCGGAAGTTATATAGTTTGTTTGTCGATTCGCCAGCTGTTGCGCCAACGTCGGCTACTGCCGTAAAATCGTGGTCGGTTCCTGATCCGGGTTGTTCAAACGGCGATTTTCGGCCGTGGGCGCTTAAAGTCTATCACGGTAAAATTTATGTTGGCGTAGTGTGTTCTGCCGAAACGTCGGGGCTACAAAGTGACCTTAAAGCAACGATCTATCAATTCGACCCATCGACATCTGTATTTACAGAAGTACTAGCCTTTCCACTTGATTTTCGGCGTGGCCCGACAGATGCGACTACCGATCCTTTACATCCCGAAAACAGCTGCGCGAAATATGACCATTGGTTGCCCTGGACTGATGCCTGGCCAACGCCTTGTGGATTAGGTGATAGCCCTACGTTTGTGATGCATCCTCAGCCAATTGTGATAGATCTGGAATTCGATGATGATGGCTCCATGTTAATCGGTTTTCTGGATCGTTTCGGGCATATGGCTGGTGTTCAGAACCATGATCCGAATGGAAATGGCTTATATGATGGCTTTACTGCTGGCGATTTATTACGGGCTTCTTATACCAATGGAGCTTTTACGCTCGAAAGCAATGGGAAATCAGGAAATCTGACGGGCAGTGGAGTTGGTAACAACGAAGGTCCTGGCGGAGGTGAATTTTTTGGTAAAGATTACTGGTACTTCATTGACCATATTGGCCACGCGGAGGTAATAAACGGAGCCTTATCGTTTATTCCGGGTTATAGTGAAGTGATCACGTCGGCTTTCGACCCTATCGAAAATGTGTACCAGTCAGGCGGCCTAAAAGTGTTTAACACAAAAAACGGCGCTCTGAATCGTAACTATGTTTTATATACTCTTTCGCCGGGTTCGTTTGGGAAAGCATCGGGGATTGGTGATAGTAAAGCGCTATGTGACCCCGCCACTGTAGAGATTGGTAACCGGGTTTGGTTCGATGACAACCGTGACGGGATTCAGGATGCGTATGAGCCAGGTATCGACGGCATCGTACTGACGCTGCACGATATGGAAAATGGCGGTGCTTTGGTTGGCACGCAGACAACCCATGATGGCGGGCAGTTTTATTTTAATAACACAACTGTACCCGCCGGGCTTCTGTATAATCATAAATATGAGATTCGGATGGATACCCTGCAGTTGCCGAAGTTGGATATAACCTTAAACGGAACGAAACCTTTGGCCGGGGCAGGTGGCCGAGTGGCGGCTCGTGGAGCCAGACAGGGTGCTGCGGTTCCGCAACGTTACTATACGATTTCACCACTTAATCGGTCAAATTATACAGAGCCAGACCTGCGCGATTCAGATGCTCAGTTAGTTGGTGGATCGGCTGTTATTGCTGTAACCTCGAAAGACGCTGGTCAGAATGATTTTACGAATGATTTGTCGATTTACTCTTGCCCCGAACTAACTGCTGAGAAAGATCCGATTGAGGTATGTGCCGGACTCGCTGTAGATTCCATCGCTGCCCTTGGAAGTCATTTGAGCCGGGTTGATTCAGTTCGTTTTGTATTATTTACGACGCCACAATCGGGTACAGCTATGTACGGAAGTGGGGGTGTTGTGTTGGGTACGGTTTTGCCCGATGCCAACAGCCGGGCGGTGTTGTATCATCCGGCAATCAGCACAGTGAACAACACAGCTGCTCCTTCACAGCAGTATGTCTACGCCATTATTTACCCCACGCCCGAAAACCCATCCTGCCGCCAATCGAGTCCGATGGTTATAAAGGTTTCCCCATCGTTATCCGCTTCGGCTACAGGAGGTGAACTCAACTGCGCCGTGAAACAAGTTACGCTGAAGGGGCAAGCGCTTTATGGCGACGGTTCAGCTGCCTCTGTTGCTACGTATGCCTGGACCGGTCCCGGTAGCTTTACCAGCGCCCAACAGAATCCAATCATATCGGTTGCGGGCACGTATACGCTTACGATCAGCAGCCCAGATTGCCCCGGCACGTTGACTACAGTTACGACCAATGTGACGTCAGATACAACCGCACCTACTAACCTGACAGCTGCTGGCGCAGGTCTGGCCTGCGTAAACTGTACGGCAACCTTGTATGCAGAGGCACCCGGTGCTACCTTACTATGGTCTGGCCCGAATGGATTTACCAGTACTGAATCTGAACCAGTGGTCAGCGTTCCTGGTGACTATACAGTGACAGCAACAGGCGTAAATGGTTGTAAAGTATCCGCTAGCGTAGAGCTATTGCCCAGTAATAACGATGATCCGTGCATAAATCACGTGCCCGTTTGTGTGCCTATCACAATCAGGCGAATTAGATAG